Proteins encoded together in one Lathyrus oleraceus cultivar Zhongwan6 chromosome 5, CAAS_Psat_ZW6_1.0, whole genome shotgun sequence window:
- the LOC127078608 gene encoding protein NRT1/ PTR FAMILY 8.1: MHCYKATSISHTFMDFLVSDGRVDRHGDIADKRTTGGWKAAPFIIMNEAVERVAYIAIAMNMTRYLVSEMHLTIPDSATHVTNWIGSAYVLTLLGAFLADAYFGRFKTILVFSFIYAAGMFMLTTSASFDTFHPRKNKEASQFQMTFLLGALGLVALGTGGIKPCVSSFGADQFDEGDEKEVQKKYSFFNWFFFAINIGALLGTTLLVYIQEKLGWSWGFGIPTITTFLSIFVLAIGINHYRFQKPMGSPFTRFLQVIAASVKNHRRGVVVEKETQLYEVETTQSDIIGARKLQRTLQYRFLDKAAVVTPKTKINDRWSVCTVTQVEEFKSILKILPVWATTIALSICLGQMSTFFISQSNIMNRKLGNFEIPTSSVTTFAAINGLILVPIYEQLFIPVLRKLTGHQRGITSLQRMGVGLFIGTIAMGSAAFVEKKRREEYPHLHSMSVFWLLPQFFLIGSAEVFTYVGQLEFFYDEVTDGTKSISSAMFLCESGIGNWLSTALVKIVILTTGGQEQGWLRNDLNKSKLDWFYWIVAVINAINFLVYLMVATIYKGKESVIARSDNIDESNEDHHIQP; the protein is encoded by the exons ATGCATTGCTATAAAGCTACAAGTATTTCACATACATTT ATGGATTTCTTGGTAAGCGATGGTCGCGTGGATAGACATGGCGACATTGCTGATAAACGAACGACCGGAGGATGGAAGGCTGCTCCTTTTATCATAA TGAACGAGGCAGTTGAGAGGGTGGCGTACATTGCAATAGCAATGAACATGACACGTTACTTGGTTAGTGAAATGCATCTAACAATACCAGATTCTGCTACTCATGTCACAAATTGGATTGGATCTGCTTATGTACTCACTCTTCTCGGAGCCTTTCTAGCCGACGCATATTTCGGTCGCTTCAAAACGATTCTTGTTTTTTCTTTCATCTATGCAGCG GGTATGTTTATGCTGACAACATCAGCCTCGTTCGACACATTCCACCCGCGAAAAaacaaagaagcaagccaattcCAAATGACATTCTTATTAGGTGCACTTGGCCTTGTTGCTTTAGGTACAGGAGGAATCAAGCCTTGTGTATCATCTTTCGGAGCGGATCAATTCGACGAAGGCGATGAAAAAGAAGTTCAAAAGAAATATTCATTCTTCAATTGGTTTTTCTTTGCCATCAACATCGGTGCACTTCTCGGAACTACGCTGCTGGTTTATATACAAGAAAAATTAGGGTGGAGTTGGGGTTTTGGAATACCAACCATTACTACATTTTTGTCTATCTTTGTTCTAGCTATTGGTATTAACCATTATCGTTTTCAAAAGCCAATGGGAAGCCCTTTTACTAGGTTTCTTCAAGTTATTGCAGCTTCCGTAAAGAATCATCGACGAGGAGTTGTCGTCGAAAAAGAAACTCAACTCTATGAAGTCGAGACAACACAATCTGATATTATTGGTGCTCGTAAGCTTCAGAGGACTCTACAATACAG GTTTTTGGACAAAGCAGCGGTTGTAACACCAAAAACCAAGATTAATGATAGATGGAGTGTATGCACAGTGACACAAGTGGAAGAATTCAAATCAATCCTAAAAATTCTTCCAGTTTGGGCAACTACCATTGCACTATCAATTTGTTTAGGTCAAATGTCAACTTTTTTTATAAGTCAATCCAACATCATGAACCGAAAACTCGGTAACTTCGAAATCCCAACGAGTTCCGTCACCACATTTGCTGCGATCAACGGCCTCATACTTGTCCCGATCTACGAGCAACTCTTTATCCCGGTTCTTCGAAAACTAACCGGCCACCAGCGTGGCATCACGTCATTACAACGAATGGGTGTTGGGCTTTTCATCGGAACCATAGCTATGGGTTCGGCTGCATTCGTTGAAAAGAAAAGACGCGAAGAGTACCCGCACCTACATAGCATGAGTGTGTTTTGGTTGTTACCTCAGTTTTTCCTAATTGGTTCTGCTGAAGTTTTTACCTATGTGGGACAGTTAGAGTTTTTCTATGATGAAGTAACCGATGGGACAAAGAGTATTAGTAGTGCAATGTTTTTGTGCGAGTCGGGAATCGGAAACTGGTTGAGTACTGCTTTGGTTAAGATTGTTATACTTACAACTGGAGGACAAGAGCAAGGATGGCTAAGGAATGATCTTAATAAAAGCAAGTTGGATTGGTTCTATTGGATAGTGGCAGTTATCAATGCTATCAATTTCTTAGTCTATTTGATGGTTGCAACAATTTACAAAGGAAAAGAATCAGTGATTGCAAGATCTGACAACATTGATGAATCAAACGAAGATCATCACATACAACCATGA
- the LOC127084980 gene encoding protein NRT1/ PTR FAMILY 8.1 isoform X1, with protein sequence MKQEEMEFMVSDDRVDRNGNVADKRTTGGWKAAPYIIMNEVIERLAFFSIAVNMIRYLVVEMHQTIPDSATHVTDWIGAAYVLTLLGAFLADAYMGRFKTIIVFSSIYAVGMFMLTISASVDTLRPQKSKEASQYQMSFLYVALGLVALGTGGIKPCVSSFGADQFDEGDEKEVVMKYSFFNWFYFAINMGALLAITILVYIQDRVGWGWGFGIPTVTTILSIVVLAIGIKYYRFQKPMGSPFTRFLQVIVASVKNHQRGVVVKDETHLYEVETTHSDIIGARKLQRTLQYKFFDKAAVVTEKDTIKDRWSVCTVTQVEEFKSFVKILPVWASTIALAISFAQMSTFFTSQASIMNRKLGNNFEIPTGSIPVFSAINGLILVPFYERCIIPVLKRFTGHHRGITSLQRMGVGLFISIIAMASAALIEKTRREQHPQLHSMSVFWLVPQFFLVGAAEVFTYVGQLEFFYDEATDGTKSISSAMFLCTIGIGSWLSTAIVKIIIATTGGEAKGWLRNDLNKSKLDGFYWILAVINAINFLVYLMVAIRYKGKQSAVVRTENMVELSKDQHMQP encoded by the exons ATGAAACAGGAGGAGATGGAATTCATGGTAAGCGATGATCGCGTGGATCGAAATGGCAATGTTGCTGATAAACGAACAACGGGAGGATGGAAGGCTGCTCCGTATATCATAA TGAACGAGGTGATAGAGAGGTTGGCTTTCTTTTCGATAGCAGTGAACATGATTCGTTACTTGGTTGTGGAAATGCATCAAACGATTCCAGATTCTGCTACTCATGTCACAGACTGGATTGGAGCTGCTTATGTGCTAACTCTTCTTGGAGCCTTTCTAGCAGATGCTTATATGGGTCGTTTCAAAACAATTATTGTTTTCTCTTCCATCTATGCCGTG GGAATGTTCATGCTGACAATTTCAGCCTCAGTCGACACATTACGCCCACAAAAAAGCAAAGAAGCAAGCCAATACCAAATGTCATTCCTATACGTCGCGCTAGGCCTCGTTGCTTTAGGTACAGGAGGAATCAAACCATGTGTATCATCTTTCGGAGCTGATCAATTCGACGAAGGAGATGAAAAAGAAGTTGTAATGAAGTATTCATTCTTCAACTGGTTTTACTTCGCCATCAACATGGGTGCACTTCTTGCTATTACAATATTGGTTTATATTCAAGACAGAGTAGGATGGGGTTGGGGTTTCGGAATACCGACGGTCACTACAATTTTGTCTATCGTTGTTCTAGCTATCGGTATTAAGTATTATCGTTTTCAAAAACCAATGGGAAGCCCTTTTACCAGATTTCTTCAGGTTATTGTAGCGTCCGTAAAGAATCATCAAAGAGGAGTGGTTGTAAAAGATGAAACTCATCTCTATGAGGTCGAGACCACACATTCGGATATTATTGGCGCTCGCAAGCTTCAAAGGACTCTACAATACAA GTTTTTCGACAAAGCCGCGGTTGTAACAGAAAAAGACACAATTAAAGACAGATGGAGTGTATGCACGGTGACACAAGTCGAAGAATTCAAATCTTTCGTTAAAATCCTTCCGGTGTGGGCATCTACAATTGCACTTGCAATTTCTTTTGCTCAAATGTCAACCTTTTTTACAAGTCAAGCCAGCATCATGAACCGGAAGCTAGGTAACAATTTCGAAATTCCAACAGGTTCTATTCCTGTTTTCAGTGCCATCAACGGTCTCATACTTGTTCCGTTCTACGAGCGATGCATAATCCCGGTACTCAAAAGGTTTACCGGCCACCACCGTGGCATCACGTCGTTACAGAGAATGGGAGTTGGCCTTTTCATCTCAATCATCGCTATGGCTTCAGCTGCATTGATTGAAAAAACCAGACGCGAACAACACCCGCAGCTACACAGCATGAGTGTGTTTTGGCTGGTACCTCAGTTTTTTCTCGTTGGTGCAGCTGAGGTTTTCACCTATGTGGGACAGTTGGAGTTTTTCTACGACGAAGCAACGGACGGAACGAAGAGTATTAGTAGTGCGATGTTTTTGTGTACAATTGGAATCGGAAGTTGGTTGAGTACCGCGATAGTTAAGATTATTATAGCTACAACTGGAGGAGAAGCGAAAGGATGGTTAAGGAATGATCTTAATAAAAGCAAGTTGGATGGGTTCTATTGGATACTGGCAGTTATCAATGCTATCAATTTCTTAGTTTATTTGATGGTGGCTATACGTTACAAAGGGAAACAATCAGCTGTTGTGAGAACTGAGAACATGGTTGAACTCAGCAAAGATCAGCACATGCAACCATGA
- the LOC127084980 gene encoding protein NRT1/ PTR FAMILY 8.1 isoform X2 — MEFMVSDDRVDRNGNVADKRTTGGWKAAPYIIMNEVIERLAFFSIAVNMIRYLVVEMHQTIPDSATHVTDWIGAAYVLTLLGAFLADAYMGRFKTIIVFSSIYAVGMFMLTISASVDTLRPQKSKEASQYQMSFLYVALGLVALGTGGIKPCVSSFGADQFDEGDEKEVVMKYSFFNWFYFAINMGALLAITILVYIQDRVGWGWGFGIPTVTTILSIVVLAIGIKYYRFQKPMGSPFTRFLQVIVASVKNHQRGVVVKDETHLYEVETTHSDIIGARKLQRTLQYKFFDKAAVVTEKDTIKDRWSVCTVTQVEEFKSFVKILPVWASTIALAISFAQMSTFFTSQASIMNRKLGNNFEIPTGSIPVFSAINGLILVPFYERCIIPVLKRFTGHHRGITSLQRMGVGLFISIIAMASAALIEKTRREQHPQLHSMSVFWLVPQFFLVGAAEVFTYVGQLEFFYDEATDGTKSISSAMFLCTIGIGSWLSTAIVKIIIATTGGEAKGWLRNDLNKSKLDGFYWILAVINAINFLVYLMVAIRYKGKQSAVVRTENMVELSKDQHMQP; from the exons ATGGAATTCATGGTAAGCGATGATCGCGTGGATCGAAATGGCAATGTTGCTGATAAACGAACAACGGGAGGATGGAAGGCTGCTCCGTATATCATAA TGAACGAGGTGATAGAGAGGTTGGCTTTCTTTTCGATAGCAGTGAACATGATTCGTTACTTGGTTGTGGAAATGCATCAAACGATTCCAGATTCTGCTACTCATGTCACAGACTGGATTGGAGCTGCTTATGTGCTAACTCTTCTTGGAGCCTTTCTAGCAGATGCTTATATGGGTCGTTTCAAAACAATTATTGTTTTCTCTTCCATCTATGCCGTG GGAATGTTCATGCTGACAATTTCAGCCTCAGTCGACACATTACGCCCACAAAAAAGCAAAGAAGCAAGCCAATACCAAATGTCATTCCTATACGTCGCGCTAGGCCTCGTTGCTTTAGGTACAGGAGGAATCAAACCATGTGTATCATCTTTCGGAGCTGATCAATTCGACGAAGGAGATGAAAAAGAAGTTGTAATGAAGTATTCATTCTTCAACTGGTTTTACTTCGCCATCAACATGGGTGCACTTCTTGCTATTACAATATTGGTTTATATTCAAGACAGAGTAGGATGGGGTTGGGGTTTCGGAATACCGACGGTCACTACAATTTTGTCTATCGTTGTTCTAGCTATCGGTATTAAGTATTATCGTTTTCAAAAACCAATGGGAAGCCCTTTTACCAGATTTCTTCAGGTTATTGTAGCGTCCGTAAAGAATCATCAAAGAGGAGTGGTTGTAAAAGATGAAACTCATCTCTATGAGGTCGAGACCACACATTCGGATATTATTGGCGCTCGCAAGCTTCAAAGGACTCTACAATACAA GTTTTTCGACAAAGCCGCGGTTGTAACAGAAAAAGACACAATTAAAGACAGATGGAGTGTATGCACGGTGACACAAGTCGAAGAATTCAAATCTTTCGTTAAAATCCTTCCGGTGTGGGCATCTACAATTGCACTTGCAATTTCTTTTGCTCAAATGTCAACCTTTTTTACAAGTCAAGCCAGCATCATGAACCGGAAGCTAGGTAACAATTTCGAAATTCCAACAGGTTCTATTCCTGTTTTCAGTGCCATCAACGGTCTCATACTTGTTCCGTTCTACGAGCGATGCATAATCCCGGTACTCAAAAGGTTTACCGGCCACCACCGTGGCATCACGTCGTTACAGAGAATGGGAGTTGGCCTTTTCATCTCAATCATCGCTATGGCTTCAGCTGCATTGATTGAAAAAACCAGACGCGAACAACACCCGCAGCTACACAGCATGAGTGTGTTTTGGCTGGTACCTCAGTTTTTTCTCGTTGGTGCAGCTGAGGTTTTCACCTATGTGGGACAGTTGGAGTTTTTCTACGACGAAGCAACGGACGGAACGAAGAGTATTAGTAGTGCGATGTTTTTGTGTACAATTGGAATCGGAAGTTGGTTGAGTACCGCGATAGTTAAGATTATTATAGCTACAACTGGAGGAGAAGCGAAAGGATGGTTAAGGAATGATCTTAATAAAAGCAAGTTGGATGGGTTCTATTGGATACTGGCAGTTATCAATGCTATCAATTTCTTAGTTTATTTGATGGTGGCTATACGTTACAAAGGGAAACAATCAGCTGTTGTGAGAACTGAGAACATGGTTGAACTCAGCAAAGATCAGCACATGCAACCATGA